The genome window CCGGTCAGGAGCAGGATCGAGTAGGCGATGATCTCGCGTCGATTGACGCGCTGCTCGGCTTCGGCGTTCAGCAACACGCTCAGGATGTCGCGCCGCCCGTCGAGATCGTGGCTGCGCCCTTCCAGCACCTCGCCGAAATACTGGATGAGGTCGAAGACCCCGGCGCGGGCGCGCAGCCATGCCGGGCCTTCGCGATCATTGAGCAACTTGATGAGACAGTCCGACCAGTACTTGAAGTCGTCCTGGCGCGCGCGTTCGATGTCGAGCAGCTCCGCGATGACCGTGACCGGCAACGGGATGGTGAAGTCCTGCACCAGGTCGAAAGCGTCGCGCGCGTCGACGGCGTGGCCGAGGCCGTCCACCAGTTCGCGTATGCGCGGTTCGAGTTCGCGCAGGGGGCGCATGCGGAACTCGTCCTGCAGCAGGCGGCGCAGGCGCGTGTGCTCGGGTGGATCGGCGGTGATGACGCTGTTGCCGCCGCGCGCCTCGGCTTCACGTCCCGGTCCTTGGCGGCGCATGGCGATGGACGAGAAGGTTTCGGGGGCGCGCAGCAGCGCGGCGATGTCGTCGTAACGCGTGACCAGGTAGGCATCGAGTGCCGGCACCCAGTGCACCGGCGATTCGTGGCGCAGCCACGCCATGTACGGATAGGGATGGCGACGCACCTCCGGGGCGAGGAAGTCGGTCTTGGCCGGGTGGTAGTCACGCATGGAAAAAAGCTTAACCTGCTTTGCCCCGCGAGGCACGACGCCAGGCGTGACTGGGCGTGAAGCCTGCCTTGTGCGAATAATGCGCCATCGCAGCTATCGGTCAGGAGCCGCTTCATGGGCACGCGCAGATTGAAACTCGGGCAATACAACTTCCAGATCACCGAGGAGGGCGCGGGCGATCCGGTGTTGCTGCTGCACGGCTTCCCCGATTCGGCACGCCTGTGGCGCCACCAGATCCCGACGCTGGTGGCGGCAGGCTTTCGCGTCATCGCGCCGGACCAACGCGGCTTCGGCGAATCGGACAAGCCGCAGGAAGTCGAAGCCTATGCGCTGCGCGAAGTGATCGGCGACGCCATCGCGCTGCTCGATGAACTCGGTCTCGAACGCGTGAAACTGGTCAGCCATGACTGGGGCGCGGCGGTCGGCTGGGGACTCGCGGCCTTTCATCCCGAGCGCATCGTCAAGCACGTGGCGCTGTCCGTCGGCCACCTGTCGGCGCTATGGAACGCCGGCCTCGCGCAGCGGCGCCTCGCCTGGTACATGCTGTTGTTCATGCGCCGCGGCCTGGCCGAAGAGATCCTGACGCGCGACAACTGGCTGTGGTTTCGCGACCTGTTCCAGCATCACAGCGAAATGGAAAGCTGGATCCGCGACCTCTCGCGTCCCGGCGCGCTGACCGCCGGCCTCAACTGGTATCGCGCCAATGTCGACGTCGAGACCTGGAAGCCCGAAGGCTGGGTATTGCCGCGCACGCCGGTGCCGACGCTCGGCGTGTGGAGCAGTGGCGACGCCTACCTGACCGAAGTGCAGATGGCGACCTCGGGCCAGTACGTCGACGGCCCCTGGCAGTACCTCAGGGTGGAAGGCGCGAGCCACTGGCTGACGCTCGACCGCCCGGACCACCTTGCCAAGGTGCTGGTGGACTACCTGCGCTAGACGACTCTCATCCCAACTCACAAGGAACAAGCAACATGGCCAACAAACTCGGATTGAAAGAAGCGCGCATGATCGTCGACACCATGCTCAGCGAAGCGGAAAAACGCGGCATCAAGTTTGCCGGCGCGGTGGTCGATGCCGGCGGCGATCTCATCCATCTCGCGCGCATGGACGGCGCCACCGCGCTCAACGCGCGCATGGCCTACAACAAGGCCTATACCGCCACCAAGTGGCAGATGGATACGCGCGTGCTGAAGACGCGCTTGTTCGACATGTCGCTCGGTGACGAGCGCCGCGAGATCACCTGGTTCTGCGATCCGCTGTACACGCCGGTGTGGGGCGGCATCGTGCTGCGCAACGCCGACGGCGTGATGCTGGGTGCGCTCGGTGAAAGCGGTGGCACCTACCAGCAGGACGAGGAGATCGGGCAGATTGCGGCCAAGGCCTTCAACGATCTGTAGGCGGCAAGGGCGGCAAGCGCTTGCCGCCGGGGCGGCAAGGCTTGGCCGCCAGAATCCGCCGAGATTCCATTGTGGGTCGGACTTCAGTCTGACATGGGCGCGGAAATATTCCTTGAGCGCCGGCCTTCAGCCGGCTGTCCGACTGAAGTCGGACCCACAATGGATGGCGCTTTTCCCAAGTTTCGAGCCGGCACGGCGATTGCAAATCTCCGACCATTACTGTCAGCAGGCTTGAGATTTTGAATCACGAACCCCCCGCCATGCGCGCCCCGCCGGCGACCGCTGCCGCTTCATCGGCTCCCTGGTCCATCGGTGGCGTGAAGCTGTTCGGCGACGACGGCTTCAATTTTCGTGACGTGCTGGATCTCATCAATCCCATTCAGCACATTCCGATCATCGGTAACCTGTATCGCAACCTGACCGGCGATGTCGCCGCGCCGGCCATCCGCATCGCCGGCGGCGCCCTGTTCGGCGGGCCGCTGGGCGCGGCCTTCGCGGCGGCCAACGTCGCCTTGAAGCAGATAGTCCATCCGGATCTCGACGCCACGCCGCTGGCGGAGCCCGGCACGGCCTTGGCGGCCAAGGCCACGCCCGGCGCAGCGGACGAAGCGAAAGCGGGCGATGCGAAGACGCCGGGTGTGTCGCCGGCCGACGATTCGACTACCGGCAAGGCCTTGAGCCCCGTCGAACTCGTGCAGCTCAAGAACGCTTACAGCATGGAAGAAATAGAAGCGCAGCGCAGCCACCTGTTCGGCAGCTTTCACTTGATGGCGTGAGCCATGTCGTGAGGCGCTGATGAATGTCCGATTGAAATCGGACCTACAGGGCAGGCGGCGAGCGCGTTAGATCGCGCGGCCGCGCTGTAGGTCCGAATTCATTCGGACATTGGCGGGCAGGCTTTGCGCCCGGCCTTACTTGAAGACCGGCATGATCTCCTTCGAGATCTGATCCACCACTTCACGCGACGGCCGTATGGGCTGAATAGCGACCTGGTGCACGCCGGCGTCGCGCATCGCTTCGATCATGCCCAGCACCTCGGCCTTGGTGCCGGTCAGGGTGGTGGCCTGGATGATCTTCTTGGTCATCAGCGCTTCGTGCTCGTCCTTCAAGTGCTGCAAATACCCTTCGTAGAGCTTCAGGTGACGGGTTTCAATCGGCGCATTCGGCTCGCGATAGACGTCGGTGAAGCCCATCAGGTCATCGCGCAGCGAACCCGGCAGGGCATTCGGATCCTTGTGGCAGGACAGGGCGAAGATATTGCTGCTGGACGCCACCATCGGGCCGACCGCCTCGCGCACCGCGCGGGTCTCGATCTGCTCGTTGGAGTCGGTCATGTAGAACGCGGTCATCGACACCACGTAGACCTTGTCCGGATCGCGACCGGCGGCCTCGGCGCCCTTGCGCACTTCACCCACCATCCATTTCACCAGGTCCGGATGCACCGCGCCGAACAGGATCACGCCGTCGGCGCACTTGCCGGCGAGCTGCGCGACCTTGGGGCCGCTGGCCGAGATGTAGATCGGGATGCGGTCCTTGATGTTGATGTAGCCGAGATTGGGATTCAGGAACTTGATCTTGCGATGACGCTCGCCCTCGCTGTAGTCGGTGATCTTGCCGTCGAACAGGTCACGGCAGATGCGTACATGTTCCTCGAGTTCGGCGACCTTGGCGGCCGGCATGCCCATGGTGCGGCGCGTGGTATTGCCGGTGCCGATGCCCATGATGGCGCGGCCGGGCGCGAGTTCGTTGATGGTGGCCATGCCGCAGGCGGACAGCGGCGCGATACGCGAAGCGGGGTTGGTCACGCCCGGGCCAATCTTGATCTTGCTGGTGCGGTCGGCGCACAGCGCCATGGTCGCGTAGACCTCGCTGCCGAGCATCTGCGTGTCGTACAGCCACGCGTGGGAAAAGCCATGATCCTCGGCGTACTTGACGTCCTTGTGGATGTGCACGTCACCCATGAATACAAATCCGAAATCCATCTGACCTCTCCTCTTGGCGGGCTGGGGCGCGCGCGGGCGCGCCGGTTTGTGATGTCCTGCGGGCCGATCTTGGGGCCGGCACGAGCGCAGCTTAGGGGGCGTGCTCGCGCCGTGTAAAAGACCGCGTGGCTATACCTGTGATAAGGCCGACTTATATAGGGGGCAGGTCCTCGCGGTCGGACTTATAACGCTAAGGGGTAGCACGCGCCGTCAGGCAGGCGCTGACGAAGCGCCCGATATCCTTGATCTCCTCCATGCTCACGCTGTGCTCTATGGGGTAGCTGTGGTACTCGACGGCGTGGCCGAGCTCGCGCAGGCGCGCCGCGCTCTGCTGCCCGAAGCGCTCGTCGACCATCGAATCGTGGCTACCATGGCCAATCATGACCGGCAGGGCGGCGTTGGCGGCATGCGGCACGATGCTGTCGCGGGTCGCGAAGTAGGTCGACAGGGCGATGAGGCCGGCCAGGCGCTCGGGCCAGGTCAAGGCCAGTTCGAAACCGACGGCGCCGCCTTGTGAGAAGCCGGCGATCACCACCCGTTCACTGGGGATGCCACGCTCGTTCTCGCGGGCGATGAGCGCGCCGACCGCGGCGCTGGAGGCGCGCAGCTGCCTGTCGTCCACGCGCCGTTCCAGTTCCAGGCTCAGGATGTCGTACCAGGCCGGCATCACGAAGCCGTTGTTGAGCGTGACCGGGATGGACGGTGCGTGCGGAAAAATGAAACGCACCTCGAGTCCCGGCGCGAGGTCGAGATGCGGCACCACCGGTTCGAAATCGTGGCCGTCGGCGCCGAGTCCATGCATCCAGATCACCGTGGCATTGGCCGCGCCGCGCGGCTCCACCTCGACGCAGGGCAGTAGTTTCATGGCGGCCTCCTGTCAGTCGCGGACCAGTTCGAGCGTGACCGGCACCGGCTGCGAGAGCATGTCCAGCACCGGGCAGTGGCTGTCGACCGCGGCCTTCAGGCGCGCGAGCTCGGCGGCGCTGGCGTTGGACGTGATGTGTACCTCACCGCGGATGTTCTGGAAGCCGGCGCGCACCTTGTCGTCGACACCGAAAAAGCCGCGCAGGTCGATGTCGCCGCTGAGCCGCACGGAGACCGAATCGAGGGCAATGCCGAGTGCGGTGGCGTAGGCACGGTAGGTGATCTCCTGGCAGGCGCCGAGCGCGGCCAGCAAGGTCTCGATGGGGTTGGGGCCGCTGTCGGTGCCACCGAGGGCCGTGGGTTCGTCGATGACGAGGCCGTGCTGACGGATGCTGACCTCGGAACGAAAGCCATGGGTCAGGCGCGAGCTCGACTGGAAGCTGACGCGCGCGCTGTCGGGTGTGATGCGCAACTTGTCCTGTACGGACGCGATGGTGGCGGCGAGGGATTCGCTCATGGGTGCTGTGGCCGGAGTGCTTGGGGTTATCATCATAAGCCACCGCGCGGGTCGGCCGCGTGCACGAGGGGGACGCATGCGGGAGCAGGGGCAGGTAGGCATCATCACGGGCGCGGCGTCCGGCATCGGTCGCGCGCTGGCGCTGGAACTCGCGCGCCGCGGCGCGACGCTGGTGGTGAGCGATATCGATGGCGCGGGCGCGGCCGAGGTGGCGACCGCCATCAACGCCATGCGGCCCGACAGCGCCCGCGCCGTGACCCTCGACGTCACCGATGCCGATGCGGTGGCGGCGCTGGTGGGCGACACGGTGGCCGCGCACGGGCGGCTCGACCTCATGTTCAACAACGCCGGCATTTCCATCACCGGCGACGCACGCGATCTGTCCATCGCGCAGTGGCGGCGCGTCATCGACATCAATCTCATGGGCGTCGTGTATGGCAGCGATGCCGCCTACAAGGCCATGGCCCGGCAGGGCTGCGGGCATATCGTCAACATCGCGTCGCTGGCGGGCCTGGTGCCGTTTCCGACCAACGCGCCCTACGGTGCCACCAAGCACGCGGTGGTGGGTCTGTCGCTGGCCTTGCGCGCCGAAGGCGAGGATCTCGGCGTGCGCGTGTCCGCGGTTTGCCCGGGCTTCGTCGATTCGAACATCTTCAACGCCACCGAAGTGGTGAATGCCTCGCGCGAGAAGCTCATCGCCGGCATACCGTTCAGGAAAGTGTCGGTGGAGGAAGCGGCGACCCGCATCCTCGACGGCGTGGCCCGCAACCGCGCCATGATCGTGTTTCCTGCCTACGCGCAGCTGCTGTGGTGGGGCTATCGGCTGGTGCCGGACCTGCTGGCGCCGCTCGGGCGCAAGTTGATTCGCGATCTGCGCAAGATTCGGGGCGCTGCGTGAGCGATGTCTGTGGGTCAGACTTCAGTCTGACACCTGCGGATCGAAAGGCACCCACTTCGAATAGTCAGGCTGAAGTCTGACCCACATGCCTCAGGGGAGTCACATGATCGATCACAAATTCATCGGCTATCGCCAGGCGCCCTTCGAGGCCGAAGTGGAAAAAGGCCGGCTGCGCCTGTTCGCCAAGGCCATCGGCGAGACTGATCCCGTTTACAGCGACGAAGCCGCGGCGCGCGCCGCCGGCCATCCGACGCTGCCGGTGCCGCCGACCTTCTTGTTCTGCCTGGAGATGGAACGCGCCGATCCCTACGACTGGTTTACCGAGCTCGGCATTCCCTTGGGCCAGGTGCTGCATGGCGAGCAGTCCTTCACCTACCACCGCAGCGCCTACGCGGGCGAAACCCTGACGTTCAGCGCCGAACTCATCGACATCTACGAGAAGAAGAGCGGCGCGCTGCAGTTTCTCGTGCAACGCAATTTCGTCACCGACCAGCAAGGGCTGCCGGTTGCCGAATTCGATCGCACCATCGTCATCCGCTGGGCCTGAACCATGAATACCCTGAACTTACCCAATTTCGATGCCGTGGCGGTGGGTGATGAGCTGCCGCCGCTCGCCATGCCGCCGGTCACCCGCCACACGCTCGCCATCTACTGCGGCGCTTCGGGCGATCACAACCCGGTGCACGTCGACAGCGATTTCGCCAAGGCCTCGGGCCTCGACGACGTCATCGCCCACGGCATGCTGGTGATGGCCTACAGCGGCCGCGTGCTGACGCGCTGGTTGCCGCAGTCGGCCATCCGCCAGTTCAACACGCGCTTCATGGCCATGACCCGCATCGGCGACGCCATCACCGCGCGTGCCAAGGTAGTCGAGAAACGCGAGCACAATGGCGAACGCTGCGTGCTGGTCGAGATCTCGACCGCCAACCAGCACGGCGAAGTGAAGACCACCGGCAGCGCGCTGCTCGCGCTGGCGTGAGCGCGGTGGCGCACAACGCCGGGCGTGCGCGCCTGGTGGCGGATGGCCTGTTCTTTCTGCAGGCCGGCTGCGCGCTGTTGTTCGGCATTTCGCAGTTCCGCCGCATGCTCGAGTCGGTGGAAGGCGTCAGCGTCACCTGGATGGCGTTCTGGGTGGCTTTCCTGCTCGTCAATCTCGGGCTCGCCATCGGCGCCCATCGCAAGTTCGCGAGCCGCATTTCGCGCCAGGTCATCACCATCTACAGTCTGTGGACGGGGGTGTGCGCGGCGAACCTCGTGCTGCTGCTGGTCTCGCCGGGCGTGGAATGGACCTTGGTCGATAGCGTCACCGCCACCTTGACGCTGGGCGGTGTGGTGATTGCGACCGCCATCGGTCGCGCGCGCGGCTTGAGACTCGGCGATCCGATGCTGCACGCCGCCTACGCGGTGTTCTGCAAGGCGGTGCCGCAGCTGACCCTGGCCTGGAACATCTTTCGCGAGGGCGGCGAGGGCATCTCGGTGGTGGCCTTCACCGCCGGCCACGTCACCATCTGCATGCGCCTCGCGCAGATCATCGCGTCGATCCGCGAAGCGGGCCTCGATCGCGCGCGTCTCGGCATGGCCATCGGCGAAGCCGCCAACGAAGCGAGCTGGGTGCTGGCGACGGTGGTGTGGTTGTGGGTGGGCTAGGAAGGATTCACTGGCATCTTGTGGGTCAGACTTCAGTCTGACATGCAGCGAAGTCAGACTGAAGTCTGACCCACAAAGAAAGAGTGCTGCACATCTAATCAACGGCAAAGAGGTTCCAATGGTTGAAATCAACGGCATCGCCCACGTCATCCTGTCGGTCAGCAACTGGCCGGCGTGTCGCGACTTCTATGAAAGGCTGCTGAGCTTTCTCGGCCTGACGCGCACCTTCGATGGCGAGGAGATGATGTATTTCGTCGGCGGTCGCACCGCCATCGGCATCAGCAAGTGCGACCCGGCCTACGAACACGAGCGTTTCATCCAGACCCGTCCCGGCCTGCATCACGTGTGCTTACGCGTGCGCGACGAGCAGGCGGTGCGCGATGTGCATGCTTTCCTGTTGTCCATCAATGCCACCATCGTGCACGGGCCGGAAGAAGGCACCTGGGCGCCGGGATATTTTTCGGTGCTGTTCGAAGACCCGATAGGCACGCGCATCGAAGTGAACCACGTACCGGGGCAGGGCCTGTTGGCGCCGGGCGCGGCGTTCAATCCGAGTGGCGACTACCGCTAGGCGTTGCCGGGCTGCGCGTCGCTCCCGGCCCTCGACCTCGCGCTAGGTACCCGCCAACAGCAAGGGCACCTTCTGCTCCGCCGCCGTCACGCCGCCGTGCATGCCGAACAAGTCCATGTCGCGCTCGCCGGTGACGAGGTCGCGCATGGTGTAGCGCTCACGCATCTGCAGGGTGTAATCACCAATACGCGCCATGAGTTCGGGGTGCGGTGTGCCGTGGCCGAACCAGCCGTCGGCCACCAGCTGTGCGCTGCTGACGAGGGTGGTGTAGGGCGCGAGTTCGTTGCCGACGTAGTCCTCGAAGCGCGCGGCGTCGTGATGGCGCACGTAGCAGTAGGTCGAGCGCGGTTCGCCGCATAGCGGTAGGGTGAGAAAATCAGCGAGACGCGGATGGTCGGCCAGATCGACGCGCTCGGCCGGTCCGCTGTCGAGAAAGCCGTGATCGGCGGTCGCCACCAGCGCTGTGCCGTGTTTCGCACAAGTATCGGCGATGCCGGCAAGGGCACGATCCAGCGCCTGGAAATGCGCCGCCACCTGCGGGCTCGACGGCCCGTGCACATGGGCCATGTGATCGAAGTCCGACCAGTAGGCATACACGTAGCGCGCATCGCCCTCACCGGCGCACAGCGCGTCGAGCCGCGCGGCGAAGTCCGCCATGTCCCGGTAGCCGATACGCGCCGCGCCGCGCCCCGCCGCGCGACTGAAATCGGAATCCGCGATGATGGCCGGCAGCAGCGCCACGCTCTCACCGTCGACGCCGGCACAGAAGCTCGGCACGTCCACCACCGCATCCAGCGGTACGCCGGCGCCCGACACCGGCGTGCGGCTGTAGCGCGGCATGAAGGGCAATACCGCGGTCACCGTGCCGAGCTTGCGGAAATGCATGAACCAGCCGGTCAGCCCGTGCTGCTGGGGCGCGAGACCGCTCATCAATGTGGTGACGGCAGTGGCGGTGGTGGGCGGGTAGACCGAGGTCATGGTGCCGACTTTCAAGCTGCGCAGCGCGCTGTGGGGCCCGAGCTGCTCGAGCAGCGCATCGCCGAGACCATCGATGACCAGCAGCACCACGCGCTGGGCATGGCGCAGACGGTCAGCCGGCAGCAGCGTCAGCGGCGCATAGCCGTTGGCCGGCACGCCGAGCCGCTCGCCGAGGCTGCGCATGAGGTTGACCAGCGAGCCGCCGTCGTAATCGGGTTTCATCACGCTGAGATCGTGTTCGAGCATGGCGCTTCCTCAGGAACTGCAGGACAACATCGAGCAACCGGCGCGCTGGCGCGCCCAGTCGGGACGCTTGGCGGCCAGGTGATCGCGGCCCGCCTGGTCGCTATAGGGATGGCGCAGCGTGTCCAGCAATTCATCGACCTTGCTGTTGTCGCCGGCCTCGGCGGCGTCGATGGCGAGCTGCGCCAGGTAGTTGCGCAGGACGTAGCGGGGATTGACCGCGTTCATCGCCGCACGGCGTTGTTCGTGAGGCCTGTCGTCGGAGCGCAGGCGCGTGGCGTAGTGTCGCAGCCAGGCGGCCAGGCGTTCGCGGTAAGGGGCATCGATCTGCTGCGGCACGTAATACGCGTCGCCGACCAGGCGCAGGAAGGCCTCGATGTCGACCTCACCGTTCGCGTCGCCGGGCGCAAAGCCCGCCAAGGCGCGGAAGAACACGGTCATGTCGGTTTCGATACTGGCGAGCAGGCCCAGGAGTTCGCCGAGCAGGGCATCGTCGTGCGGGCCGTCGAGTGAGCGCAGGCCGAGTTTCGCCGCCATCGCGGTATGCATGGCGCGCTGGTAGGCCTCGCCGTAGCCATCGAGCGCCGCCTCGAGCGGCGGCGCTTCTCCTATCAATGGATAAATCGCGTTCGCGAGTTGCACCAGGTTCCACAGTGCAATCTGCGGCTGTTGTCCGTAGCGATAACGGCGCTGCTGGGCGTCGGTGGTGTTCGGCGTCCAGTCCGGATCGAAATTTTCCAGCCAGCCGTAGGGACCGTAATCGATGGTGATCCCCAGGATCGACATGTTGTCGGTGTTCATCACGCCGTGCACGAAGCCGACGCGCATCCAGTCGGCCATGAGCCGCGCGGTGCGCAGGCATACCTCGCCGAACCAGCGCAGGTAGACATCCTTGCGCGCGGCGAGCGGCGCGGCGGCATCGAAGCCGAGTTCCGGAAAGTCGGTGGTGAGCGTGTAAGCGACGAGTTTCTCCAGCGTCGCGAGATCCTGGCGCGCGGCGTGGATCTGAAAATGCCCGAAGCGCGTGAAGGACGGCGCCACGCGACACACCACCGCGCCGGGCTCGGGGCGTGGGTGGCCGTCGTAGAACATGTCGCGCACCACCTGTTCGCCGGTCAAGACCAACGACAGGGCGCGGGTGGTCGGCACGCCGAGATGATGCATCGCTTCACTGCACAGGAATTCGCGCAGGGACGAGCGCAGCACCGCGAGGCCGTCGGCGCCGCGCGAATAGGGCGTGGGGCCGGCGCCTTTCAACTGCAGGGCAAGGCGCTGGCCGGCGTTGTTCACGACTTCGCCGAGATTGATGGCGCGCCCGTCGCCCAGCTGCCCGGCCCAGTTGCCGAACTGGTGACCGCCGTAGACGGTGGCGTAGGGCACCATGCCGTGCAGCAGGCGGTTGCCGGCGAAGACCTCGGTGAAGGCCGGCGACCGGCAGTCGGCGTCGGTCAGATTCAGCAGGCGCGCGACTTCCGGCGAGAAGGCGACGAGGCGCGGCGCCGCGACCGGCGTCGGCGCCACCTTCGACCAGCACGCCCCTTCGACCGCGCGCCGGTAGTTGTCCTCGACCGGGTCGGCCGGCAGTTCGGCGACGAAGCGGTTGTCGAAACGCAGCGCGGCGAGGTTCATCCCATCGGGTTCGGCATTCATCGCGATCAAGTCCGGTGGTTGTTCCCCAAGGTACGCTGACTTAGGGTACCACCGCCCAGCCCAACCCTTCGAACCGCGAGGAATTCACGTGTCGTCCACTCTCACGTCCGGCCCGCGCGCGCAGCGCATCGCCCATTGGTGCCTGGACCATCGCGCGCTCACGCTGCTGTTCATCATCGTGCCCTCGCTGTTGCTGGCTGCCGCGCTGCCGCGCATCGAGGTCTATTCGCGTTTCGCCGACCTGCTGCCCGCCGAGCATCCCTACATTCAAACCTACAACCGCATGAAGCAGACCTTCGGCGGCGCCAACGTGGTGGCGATGTCGCTCAAGGTGCAGGGCGACGGCGACATCTTCACCAAGCGGACGCTGGAGAAGATCCGCCACCTCACCGACCAGGTCGACATGATCCCGGGCGTCAACCACTACCAGGTGGCGAGCATCGCGCATAACAAGATCCGCCGCGTGCGCACCACGGCCGGCGGCACCATCAAGTCCGAACCGGTGCTGCCGCTCGCGATTCCCGACGCCACCGACGACTTGAAGCGCCTGCGCGAGGAAGCCTTCAACAACGACGTGGTGTTCGGCACCTATGTCGCGACCGACGGCCGCGCGGCGCTGGTGGTGGCCGGTTTCGACGAGGAGCGGCTCGACTACCACACCATCTTCACGCGCCTCCAGGCCTTGAAAGCCGAGGTCGAGGCCGATGGCGAGACGCGCCTGTACGTGGCCGGCGAGCCGATGCTGAAGGGCTGGATCTATCACTACGCCGACGAGCTGTGGGTGATCTTCGGCGTCACGCTGGCGGTGATGGTGCTGCTCTTGTTCCTGCACTTCCGCACCCTGTCGGGCGTGCTGATCCCGTTGCTCGGCACGGTGATGTCGTGCCTGTGGGGCTTGGGCTTCGTCGGCTGGCTGGGCTACAACCTCGATCCGCTGATCCTGGTCGTGCCGATGGTGATCTCGGCGCGCACCGCCAGCCATTGCGTGCAGATGATGGAGCGTTACCACGACGAGATCCGCGTCGGCATGACGCGCGAGATGGCCGTGCGCACCTCGATGGGCGAACTGCTGGTGCCGGCCTCCATCG of Pseudomonadota bacterium contains these proteins:
- a CDS encoding YdiU family protein, with amino-acid sequence MNAEPDGMNLAALRFDNRFVAELPADPVEDNYRRAVEGACWSKVAPTPVAAPRLVAFSPEVARLLNLTDADCRSPAFTEVFAGNRLLHGMVPYATVYGGHQFGNWAGQLGDGRAINLGEVVNNAGQRLALQLKGAGPTPYSRGADGLAVLRSSLREFLCSEAMHHLGVPTTRALSLVLTGEQVVRDMFYDGHPRPEPGAVVCRVAPSFTRFGHFQIHAARQDLATLEKLVAYTLTTDFPELGFDAAAPLAARKDVYLRWFGEVCLRTARLMADWMRVGFVHGVMNTDNMSILGITIDYGPYGWLENFDPDWTPNTTDAQQRRYRYGQQPQIALWNLVQLANAIYPLIGEAPPLEAALDGYGEAYQRAMHTAMAAKLGLRSLDGPHDDALLGELLGLLASIETDMTVFFRALAGFAPGDANGEVDIEAFLRLVGDAYYVPQQIDAPYRERLAAWLRHYATRLRSDDRPHEQRRAAMNAVNPRYVLRNYLAQLAIDAAEAGDNSKVDELLDTLRHPYSDQAGRDHLAAKRPDWARQRAGCSMLSCSS